A single region of the Canis lupus familiaris isolate Mischka breed German Shepherd chromosome 35, alternate assembly UU_Cfam_GSD_1.0, whole genome shotgun sequence genome encodes:
- the NRN1 gene encoding neuritin translates to MGLKLNGRYISLILAVQIAYLVQAVRAAGKCDAVFKGFSDCLLKLGDSMANYPQGLDDKTNIKTVCTYWEDFHSCTVTALTDCQEGAKDMWDKLRKESKNLNIQGSLFELCGSGNGAAGSLLPALPLLLVSLSAALATWLSF, encoded by the exons ATGGGACTTAAGTTGAACGGCAGATATATTTCACTGATCCTCGCGGTGCAAATAG CGTACCTGGTACAGGCCGTGAGAGCAGCGGGCAAGTGCGATGCGGTCTTTAAGGGCTTTTCGGACTGTTTGCTCAAGCTGGGCGACAGCATGGCCAACTACCCGCAGGGTCTGGACGACAAGACGAACATCAAGACCGTGTGCAC ATACTGGGAGGATTTCCACAGCTGCACGGTCACAGCCCTTACGGATTGCCAGGAAGGGGCGAAAGATATGTGGGATAAACtgagaaaagaatccaaaaacCTCAACATCCAAGGCAGCTTATTCGAACTCTGCGGCAGCGGCAACGGGGCGGCGGGGTCCCTGCTCCCGgcgctccctctgctcctggtgTCTCTCTCGGCAGCTTTAGCGACTTGGCTTTCCTTCTGA